A genomic stretch from Pararhizobium sp. IMCC21322 includes:
- a CDS encoding sulfatase has product MKPNILWFCTDQQRFDTIAALGNEHITTPNIDALVARGVAFTNAYCQSPICTPSRASFLTGKYPSSTHVYRNGNKRFPSGETLVTKLFADAGYDCGLIGKLHLSAASKLEVRPDDGYRVFHWSHHPTPDYPAGHDYAHWLEDEKGVSPESVYSGITNFCGAGVPEEHHQTTWCAERAIDFISEERDPDQPWLLSVNCFDPHPPFDPPANYLDRYRAEDLPHPAFRPEDIPRNAKFEKVDQQSKIAIDPINCHSSQDDIPLADRKARAYEPPLEFNGREVKAAYYAMIELIDHQFGRIVRSLEETGQLDNTIIVFMSDHGEMLGDHGLIYKGCRFFEGLVHVPLIISWPQKFSENLKSEGLVELVDVAPTLLDAAGLDIPSCFQGNSLMPVLTGQADASIIRDHVICEYRDSVAMPNASNGSMYFDGRYKIIVYHGLGIGELYDLASDPDEFDDLWDNPANKENRDRLMHLHFDAMMASISPGPERIEKY; this is encoded by the coding sequence GTGAAACCAAACATCTTGTGGTTCTGCACCGACCAGCAGCGGTTTGATACAATTGCAGCTCTGGGCAATGAGCACATCACCACGCCCAATATCGACGCATTGGTCGCACGTGGCGTTGCCTTCACAAATGCCTATTGCCAGAGCCCAATCTGCACACCCAGCCGCGCGTCGTTCCTAACCGGAAAGTACCCGTCCAGCACCCATGTTTACCGAAATGGGAACAAACGTTTTCCTTCGGGCGAAACTCTGGTTACCAAATTATTTGCCGATGCAGGTTACGATTGTGGGCTCATTGGAAAATTGCATTTATCGGCAGCGAGCAAGTTGGAAGTTCGGCCCGACGACGGCTATCGCGTTTTCCACTGGAGCCATCACCCAACGCCCGATTATCCCGCAGGGCACGACTATGCTCATTGGCTGGAAGACGAAAAAGGAGTGTCCCCGGAATCCGTATATTCAGGCATTACCAATTTCTGTGGCGCAGGCGTTCCGGAAGAACATCACCAGACAACCTGGTGCGCGGAGCGAGCAATCGACTTTATTTCCGAAGAGCGAGACCCGGACCAGCCCTGGCTACTAAGCGTCAATTGCTTCGACCCGCATCCGCCTTTTGATCCGCCGGCAAACTATCTGGACCGTTACAGGGCAGAAGACCTACCTCATCCAGCATTCCGGCCAGAAGACATTCCGCGGAACGCCAAGTTTGAAAAAGTCGATCAGCAATCCAAAATAGCGATAGATCCGATCAATTGCCATTCGAGCCAGGACGACATTCCCCTTGCGGATCGCAAAGCACGCGCTTACGAGCCTCCGCTCGAATTTAACGGGCGTGAAGTCAAGGCCGCTTACTATGCCATGATCGAACTGATAGATCACCAGTTCGGGCGGATTGTAAGGAGCCTGGAAGAAACGGGACAGCTCGACAATACCATCATAGTGTTCATGAGTGATCATGGCGAAATGTTGGGCGATCATGGATTAATCTACAAGGGCTGCCGATTTTTCGAAGGGTTGGTACATGTGCCCCTCATCATCAGCTGGCCTCAGAAATTCAGTGAAAACCTGAAAAGTGAAGGCTTGGTCGAACTCGTCGATGTTGCGCCCACCCTTTTGGACGCCGCAGGGTTGGATATCCCCAGTTGCTTCCAAGGCAACAGCCTCATGCCAGTTCTAACCGGTCAGGCAGATGCCTCGATCATTCGTGACCATGTGATCTGTGAATATAGAGATTCTGTCGCGATGCCGAATGCGTCCAACGGGAGCATGTACTTTGATGGTCGCTACAAGATAATTGTCTATCACGGCCTGGGGATCGGGGAGTTGTATGATCTGGCGTCGGATCCAGACGAATTTGACGATCTTTGGGACAACCCCGCGAACAAAGAAAATCGAGATCGGTTAATGCATTTGCACTTCGATGCAATGATGGCGTCTATTTCTCCAGGTCCGGAGAGAATTGAAAAGTATTAA